CCCCGGATTGCTTCCAGAGCTATCTTGGCCTTGAATTTGTCCGAATGCTTCCGTCTTTTTCCTGTTTTGCTCATACGTCCTTCCTTATCGTTTTTAGGACGCAGACTCCACCTTAACTCGTGGTCCTAATTTCGGGGGAAAGCGCAGTCTTAATGTCACGCATTCATGCAAAATCTTAAGCAATATCAAGACAACTCAGCCCCATATAGGTAATCTTAATGGGGCTTTTCTTACCAGTTTACAAACTATACAGAAACATAATTAAACACCCTTATTATGTTTACTAAAATCTTTTTTCATGATTAAATACTACTATTATGTCACTACTGAACAAAACTCCTGCTGACAGTTTCGCGACCTTGGGACAAAACATTCGTGAACAAAGACTCATTCGCAACTGGACCCAAAAGGCCTTGGCTGAAAGATCCGGAGTACCGCTTTCCACTCTCAGAAAATTTGAACAGACTGGAAAAATCTCTCTAGAATCATTTGTTCAAATTTGCTTTTGCCTAGATATTCTTGACGACTTAGTGCAGGCAACAGAACCCCGAAAACAAAAATTTACTTCAATGGATCAGGT
This sequence is a window from Marinifilum sp. JC120. Protein-coding genes within it:
- a CDS encoding XRE family transcriptional regulator, with the translated sequence MSLLNKTPADSFATLGQNIREQRLIRNWTQKALAERSGVPLSTLRKFEQTGKISLESFVQICFCLDILDDLVQATEPRKQKFTSMDQVLDKTTPKKRKRGSGK